The uncultured Sphaerochaeta sp. genome includes the window TGGTTCACTTACCAAAGCTCTTGCAATTTCGACCCGTCTCTGCAACCCATATGGCAGATTGGATGGACGAAGATTTGCATACTGCTCAAGATTCAATACCTTCAAACACATCATCGCTTTCTCATTGATCATGCGCTCTTGCTTCGACCTCCTCGGTAAGAGGAACATTGCCTCAAAAAATGAGTACTTTCCTGCGTAGTCGAGGGAAACCTTTACGTTGTCGAGAACAGAGAGTCCAGAGAAGAGCCGAATATTCTGGAAGGTCCTCGCAAGACCCATACGGGCAACTGCTACTTGGTCCAACGTGTCGATACTATGACCGTCAAACACTATACTCCCTGAGTCTTGCAGATAGATTCTCGATAAAACGTTGAAAATTGTCGTCTTACCAGCCCCATTTGGCCCAATGATACCTCGAATTTCTCCCTTGCCAAGCATCATCGAAAAATGGTCGACCGCCTTCACTCCCCCGAATGACATAGAGATATCTGTACATTTCATCATGGTTTCAGCCATTTTATTGCTCCTTCCGGTTACGTAGGGTGAAGCGTTTTATTGCACGCAACGACAATTCATGCTCTCCAAATACCCCGCTGGGCCTGAAATTGATGATTAGAAGAATTAATATACAGTATATGATTGTCCGATACTCCTGCAGAGTCTGCCCAAAAACTGTAACGGTCCGGAATAGCTCCGGAAGCAACTTAAGCAGAAAACCCGAAAACACTGCACCGGTTATCGAATTCGTTCCACCGAAGAAAAGGAAAATCTGCATCTCAGCAGAGAGATTCCATCCGAAGGAATCTGGAAGGATGACTCGGTTCTTCAATCCATACAGAATTCCGGCGATTCCTGCAATCGAGGATGCAAGCACATACATTCGAAGTTTCAACTTGTAGACATCAATCCCGAAACTCTTAGCCGCAATTTCATCGGTTTTTAGTGCAATGCACATTCTCCCAAAACGTGAATACTTTAGATTTCTTACACAAAATACCACCAATGCAGTAATTCCCAAGACAATCCAGACAAGGTGATTCACCTTGGGTATCCTGGAATAACCGATTGAACCATTTGTGTACCGCTCCAACAATATGATGGTGGCAGTCACCATTTGTCCAAATCCCATGGTAATCAAGGCAAAATAGTCTTTTCTCAGTTTCAGTGTGGGCACACTGATAATATAGGAACACAGCGCACTCAACCCTATCCCGATACCTGCAGTAACGATGATGGGAAGATTAAACATCCTCGCTAAAATAAACGTAACATAGGAACTAATCGCCAGATACGCCGCCTGGCCCAGTGAAAACATCCCAGCAAGCGCAGTAATCGAGAACACTCCAGTAATTGCAATCACCGATATACAGGAGTTCATTAATAACCCAAGTTGATAGTTGCTCATCCTGACCTCCCTATACCTTTTCCTTGGCAAATTTCCCCGCAATTCCCTGTGGCCTGATAAACAAGAAAAGCAACATCAGGACAAACAACATTACAGGAGCGGAGAATGCTCCAAAAAAATACGTCCAGAAAATTTCAAGGACCCCAAGTATGATTGCAGCAGCAATTGCACCTCCGAGGCTTCCCAGGCCACCAATGACACTGGCTATAAATCCCTTTACCATCATGGTCTGACCAAGGTCCGGGTACACGGAGTATTTGGCTCCAAGCATCACTCCACTCACCCCAGCAAGAAATCCGGCAATCAGGAATACCATCACCACGATGAAAGAACTGTTAATTCCCATCAAACGGCTTGTATCTGCATTGATAGCAACTGCCCGAATTGCCAAACCTATCTTTGTCTTTGTTATCAGGAGTATCATCAACACCAATACAAAGAGCGATACAATCATGATCAATGTATCCATGGTTGAGACCCGAAGGGTTCCCACCATGAAGAAATTGCTTGCAAAGATATTCGGATAGGCATATGGGTTTTTGCTGTATCCGATGTTCAGAATCTGCTCGATGATGATTGAGATGGTCAGAGAGGAGAGAAAGTAATAGATATTGGGGCTCTTATTCCTTCGTATACTTCGATAGGCTATAGCGTCCAGAAAAAGAGCAATACCCATACCACAGACCCCAGTGAAGAGGATGGTGAGAAGAATGGAAGGTGCCGGTTCAAAGGATCTTTGAAAAAAGAATCCAATATATGCACAAGCACTTATCATGCCTCCATGGGCAAAATTACTGAACTTCAAGACACTGAAAACTACTGCAAATCCAACAGCAATCAGCGCATAAACAGCTCCAAGGGAGATCCCATTTATCAAGAGTTGCGCTACCATGATTCGTTCCTTTTAGAAAGGAGGACGGACTGATCCGCCCTCCTAGACACTATAAAAACCATCAGTTTACCTTGATGAAATCGACAATTCTCAGATCGAGGTTCTCATCGTAATCGGCAATATACATACCCATATTGCTCGGCCTATGGGTGGCAGGGTCGATGGTAATGGTTGAACCACTACTAAGCATAACCCCATCTGTCTTCTCCAATAAGGAGGCAACTTCTTCTCCGTCAGTAGGATTCTCTGCTGCACGCATTGCATGAACAAGAACTTGGACTGCATCCCAGCCAAACCCAACATTTGCCGCTGGTGCAGCAGTATCGGTTTCCTCCATATGCTTGGTAACCAAATCATAGAATATTCCAACCTCAGGATTAAGCATGTCGTAGTTCTGTAGGAAATACACATCATATACATTATTCTTGACCATATTGGCAAATGGTAGTGAGAGTGTATTTGCCCCAATGATCGGGCCGGTGAATCCAGCATCACGGAGAGCATCGTAGCTTGTTACATTCTGAGGTAGGTAGTCGCAGACGAAGACCACATCCGGATTCGCATTTGCAATCCTAATTGCCTGAGCACTGTAATCCTTGTCAGACCAAGAGAAAGTTTGCTCGGTAAGAACTGATCCACCCTTCTCTTCCCAGTACTCCACAAACGGAGCAGCCTGGCTCTTGGCAAAGGCGTTTCCGGGATTGTACAGGGTGGCAGATGTCTTGGCACCAAGCTTGGTCAGAGCATACTCTGCCATACAGTAACTCTGGATTGCACTGCTTGGCTCTGCAAGGAACATATAAGGATACGGCTCACCGGTATCCGGATTGGTTGTGCAGATTTCATCCATGAAATGTCCTACGATGGGAATCTTGTCCTCTTCAGATAGTTCAACCCAAGCTGCCGCGGGGTTTGAAAGCGGAGGTCCGATGATGGCGGCCACTCCTACTTCATCAACAAGTTTGCGGTAGGCCATGACACCCTCTGCGGCATCGTTCTTGCAATCCATCGTAGTGATCTCAAGCATGCGGCCGTTTATCCCACCCTCTTCATTGATCACTTTCACAGCATATTCAGCACCCCATGCATTGGGTTGACCTGCTGTGGAAGCTCCCCCACTCAAGTCTTGAATACTGCCGATTTTGATAGGTCCTGTTCCTTCTGCTGCCCCTGTTTCCGCTGATCCACCAGCAAAGGCAGAGAGCGTTAAGCAGACCATAAGCATCATAACAAATAGCTTTTTCATGATTTTCCTCCTCATGTATTACCTTAAGTCATCGTTTCTGACTCAATAGGTTCTAATTCAAACCTGCTTCCCAAGTAGCAAGATGTTCAGTAATCCAATCATCATCTATGAGATGGGGATAGGCTTGCCTCACCCTATCCAATTCCTCGCTCTGACCCTCCGTAAGATCTTCCTCCGTATCCAGGCAATAGCGGTTCTTCATAAGCCCCTGCCTGCGAAGAACCTCGTGGATTCCAGGGATACACCCCTTGAAATCATGTGCAGGGTCGAAGACTGCTGCATTCATATCTGTAACTGCTGTAGCGAGTGTAAGTAGATATGCAGGAATCTCATTTCTTTCAACTGCCTTAGTGATGCTTGCATGCAACTCAACAGCTCTCTTGGTCCAGACACACCAGTGTCCAAGCAGACCCCCAAGAAACCGAACGGTACGCTTCCCTTTAGGAGTGTCAAAGGTGTAGGCATCCATCAGGTCATGCACAATATTGTCATCATTACCGGTATAGAGGGTTATCTTGCCATATCGTGATGAAGAGGCTACAGCACGAGCAACATCAAGCGTGGTATAACGATTGAAACTTGCACATTTGATTGCCACAACACCTTCAATTTCGCACAGAGACTGCCAATAATCATAGGAAAAGAGCCTTCCCCCAACAGCACGTTGCAAATAGAATCCGATAACCGGCATCACAGCGGCAACCTGACGTGTTCTTTCGAGCATTTCTTTCTCTGAAAGGTGGTTCAAGCCCCCAGGACTGAGAAGGACTGCATCATATCCAAGCCTTTTGGCAAGTTCAGCCTCCCTCAGGGCCTGTTCAATTGGTCCACATACACCGCAGACACGAACAATGGTCCTCTGGTTCTGTTGCTCAAAAAGTTCAATTTCCTCCATCACCACGGTAACAACCCTCTCGAAGAGATTGATCTTGGGATCACGGATACTGAACTGTGTGCTGTGCACCGCAGTAGCAATGCCTCCAACGCCACAATTGAGGTAGTAGCGCATCAAGAGACGCTGACTCCTTTCATCAAAATTGCGTTGTTCATCAAGCGCCAAGGGGGTTGCAGGAATGACAGTTCCTTGGGCAATCACCTTCAATGCTTTTACTTGGTCGTGCATCAGTAACTTCCTTTTCGTTCCTCAAAATGAGTCGGTATATTGAGGTCATGACCGCCTTCGAGTATCCACTTTGCTTGATACTCAATCATGGTATCGAGACTGACATGGGGATATCCGAATACCGAATGAGCCTTTGATGCATTCAAGAGATAAGCATCAGTATTCTCCTCAGAAGTAAAAATGGGCTCCTTTTCAAACAAGACACCAAACTTTTTTGCTGTCTCCTTCACTCCAACCAGTTCCGGTCCAGTTGCATTGAGGATGACCGCCGGGTTGTCTGCAAGGAGCAGGCTTCTGATGGCATACTCATTTGCATCGGACTGCCAAATGCAGTTGAAGCTTCCGTTGGCAAGATCCAGTGGTTGGGAGTTGTAGACTTTCCTTGCAATATCATTGAGCACGCCATACTCCAAGGCGATTGCGTAGCTGAGACGAAAAATAAGGACTTTTGTCCCTCTGGTCTGCGAGTAATACTCGAAGATTCTCTCCCTGGCCAGACAGCTTTGAGGATATTCTCCAATAGGCTGGCATTTCACGCTCTCGGATGCTCCACCGCTGGAAGCCTTGACCAATGGATAGATATTCCCTGATGAGAAGACAACAAATCGTGAAGCAGGAAATCGGTCACAAACAAGGGTTGGAACCATTGCATTCATACCCCAAGTCTGCCACTCGTTTCCGTCAGTACCAAACTTCTTCCCTGCCAGAAAGATAATATTGCTCACATCAGGAAGCTTCTCAAGCTCTTCCCGTTGCTGGAGGTCACAACTGAGTGTAACGATTCCTGCATGTTCCAGTTGATCGCGCTTCTCTTGATTGGTAAATCTGCTCACAGCATAGACTTTTTTATCGAGCTTTGCTTCCTTGATGGCACGCATTGTCATCAGACAGATGGTAGGGCCCATTTTCCCACCTGCCCCCAAAACCATGATATCGCCTTTAATCTTTTTCATATCCTCTATCAGCCGGTCTGACGGTCGACTGAGCAACTCTTGTAAGTTGATTGTTACTCCCATTATTTCTCTCCTTGTGCGTTGAGATACGCAAGATATGCTTTTTTATCCATGCTTGGGACGAATGATGCATGGATACGGGTCCCTTGTTTTGCCCCGTCACGAAGCAGTTCATATACCATGAGAGCCAATAGCTGACCTCCTAGTAGATAGCTATTCCAGGCATCAACCAGATCGAATTCCTTCGAATGAGCCTCTCCCACAAAGCCTCCCATGGTAGGTTGTATGCAACACTTCAGCTGTGAGAGATCACCCATATCAGTGGAACCGATCATATCCCTTCCCCTGACCACCGTTTTGATACCAGCAACCTGTTCGGCACACTGGGCAAACAACTCACTGAGTTTTGCATCTTGTCTCAAAGGGAGATATCCAGGAATGGTTTCAATTTCTGCAGAACCACCCATCATCAGAGAGGCAGCATACACACAGCGGTCAACAATCCTGCATCCCTTCTTGATTGCCACTTGGGAACATCCCCTGACGTAAGTCTCCATTCTGACGTCACTCGGAACTGTGTTAACCACATCACCTCCCTTGGTGATGATTGGATGGATACGAAGATGTTCTTCCTCACTAAACGTCTCACGGTTTGCATTGATTCCTGCAAGAGCCAAGCTGGCTGCCTGCAAGGCATTTATGCCGTTGAACGGCCGAGCCCCATGGGCCTCTTGACCCATGAACCTGATATTCTTCGCTACAAAGCCAAGACTTCCCCCTCCAATAAAGACATCGTAGGATGGATGGTTTGGTTCGCTGTGTATCATGATTATGATATCCATCTCATCGAAAAAACCGAGATGTATCAATTCCTGTTTACCTGAAAGATAGGTGATCTTCCCCTGCTCTCGCATGGCTAGACGAGCTTGAATGTCCAAAAACTCTTCTGCTGGAACCGCCGTGATGAATACATCACCATCAAGCTGATCAGAGATTTCTTTGAGTGCAAGAATCGCTGCATAAACTTGGGTGCTCTGAGAACTGTGGCCACAAGCATGGGCTTCTCCTGTACTGCAGGCATGGGGGTTCAATGGACTAACCACCGCATCAAGCTCTGAGAGCAAGCAAACCCGCAAGCCGTGGTTACGTGTGGGAAGATGAGCCTTTAACGCTGTGCAGGCATACCCTGATTCCACTTCAAGCCCCATCTCACGATAGGATCTTTCAATATATGAGCTGCTGAACGTTTCTTTAAATCCCAATTCAGGATGATTAAGTAAGGCGTTTCCAAAGGTCAGAATCCTGTCTTTCTGTTGTTCTATGCAGGAACGTATGGTATCAAGCATGAGTTTGCTTCTGCTCCCTTTCCTTTAAATATGCCAACAGCATTTCTGTTGTAGCCTGAATCCTTTTTTCTCGATTCTCCGCAAGCATCAAATCTTTGCCGACTATGATGTTCAATGTGTTCATATTAGAGAAATAATTAAAAGAACAAGCAATCAAGGTAAGGATAAGCTGGTCACTATCTATGGTCTCTGGAACATCACTTCGAAGTCTTGCCTCATCGATGATCCGACCAAGTTCATGAAGAATGGGATTTTTTGTCTCTGCAACCCCTCGTTCCTTGAAGCTTTTTGCGCCATTGAGATTCTCCCACATAACCATCCGTACAAACGAAGGATTATCGTAGAGAAACTGGAAGTAAATCTGCACTAGATCACGTAGCTTGAGCTCGTAGTCGGTCTTGAGATTAATTACCTGTTCCTCAAGATCACCTAGCCTTGTATAGACTCTAACTAAGACCTCTTTGTATAGCTCTTCTTTGCTATTGAAATGACGATAGAGTAAAGCTTTGTTCACCTTGGCTCGTCTGGCTATCTCATCCACACGACATCCATACAGTCCTTTTTCTGAAAACTCCTGTTCAGCTGCCTGAAGGATTGCTTTTTTTGTAGCTTCTGTACGCATCTCCTGCTTTGTCATTGCCACTCCCTTAATAGTAACTAACTAGTTACATTTTATGAGCAGAAATTCCCATTTGTCAAACATTCTTTAAAAAAATATTCACCAAGTAAGATCATGCAGATTATTAGATCCATGATTAATAGTCACAACTTCCCCAAGAATCTCGACTTAAGGTCTCTGAAAGCGTGTTTCAATAATTAATATGCCCATGCTGTATTTCACATTTCTATAAGTAACAGCGCGCGCTTTGGAGACACTTTATCCTCAACTGCCACCGCACCTATGATTGATGACATGCCTGTCAAACAGAAAAGGGCTGCCACAATGTTCACTGTTGCGGCAGCCTCTTTAGTTAGTTCCTTAGAATTATATTATGTTACTGTTACTTCAAACTTGCCTACTTCGCTTTGACCTTCTTTACCAACCTCATCACCACCGGTGCAAGGATGAAAACTGCCGTTATCAATAGAAGAGCAGCAGAAATAGGTTTCTCTATGAAGATTTTAGCAGACCCATTGGAAATTGAGAAAGCTCTCCGGATTGCCTGTTCAAAGCGCGGGGCAAGAACGAATGCCAAGAGAATCGGTGCTACCGGATACTGGTGCTTCTGCATAATAAATGCAATTACACCGGCGCCCACCATGAACCAAACATCGAACATATTGTTGTTCACCGAATAAGCTCCCACGATACAGATAAATACAATGATTGGAGCAATAATACCACGGGGAATTCTCAGAATCGACATGAGAAACGGGATCATTACCAAGCCGACAAAGATACAGGCAAGGTTTCCGATGTACATAGAACTGATGAGCCCCCAAACAAAGTCAGTCTGCTGAATGAAGAGTAAAGGACCAGGTTGCAGTCCCCACATCATTAGACCTCCGAGCAGTACCGCTGTAGTACCAGAACCTGGAATACCCAGTGTGAGCAGGGGAGCAAAGGCCCCTACTGCCGCAGCATTGTTTGCAGCCTCTGAAGCAGCTACCCCTTCCAGGGCACCATTTCCCATCTCTTTCTCGTTCTTCCCCGTCTTCTTTTCCATGACATAGGAGAGGAAGGAAGCAGTGGTACCACCGGCTCCGGGAAGGAACCCGACAAAATTACCCAGGATTGCACTCTTGATAGCTGTGGGAATGATCCGTTTCAGCTCTTCCTTACTCAGGATACTCTCCTTGAGCGTCAGACGCGGCTCCGTAGTAAGGATGTCCCCCTCCTCTTTCTTGCTCATGAGTTCCATCACCTGAGGAAGCCCGAACATCCCGATAACCAAAGGAATAAAGGAAAAACCGCTGAGCAGGTTGACCGAACCGAAGGTATATCGTCCAGCACCACCAGCCATCGAATCCATGCCGACTGTAGACAGCAGGATCCCCAAGGCTGAAGCAACAATACCTTTCAATGGATCGTCCCCAAGGAGCCACCCAATGGAAGTGAGGGCCAAAAGAATCAGGGCTGCAATCTCAGCCGGTCCGAACTTCAACCCCACCTTGGCAAGCAGAGGACCGAACAGGGTCAATGTCACGATCCCGATCGACCCCCCAATAAAGGAAGAAATGTTCGCTGCAAAAAGCGCCTTTCCACCTTTTCCCTGACGACTCAGCGGGTATCCATCGAGGGCTGTCATAACTGCAGGCGAATCGCCTGGTATATTGAGCAGGATGGCGCTGTAGGCACCACCGTACATGTTTCCGTAGTAAATTCCGGCAAGCATGATGATTGCGGAAGTAGGATCCATCTTGAAAGTGAGGGGAAGAAGCAGCGCCACACCAGTCACCGCTCCAATACCGGGCATTGCACCGACAAGAAGGCCCATGAACCCTCCTGCAATGGCCAGTAATACATTCGCTACCGAAAAGGAGGTACCGAATCCTTGCATGAGAAGATCGAAATTACCCATACCATTGTTCTCCTTTTAAAATAGCTGGAATATGAAACCCTGCGGAAATGGCACACGGAGCCACATCCTAAAGATTCCATAAATAAAGAAGGTGAAAATCGCACTGGTAATCAATGTCTTCACCCACGAATACTTGCTGAGAAAACGCATCCAGATCGAAGCAAAAAGGAACACCGATAAGCCGATTCCGACCACTTGGAGCATGAAGCCACCGAGAACAGCTGCTACAACAGGCATAAATGCACTCGGTTGGAATACATACGTCTCTTTCTGATTTTTCCCGAATACCACTTTGATGAGAATCGCGAGGGCGGCAGCAAGAACGATGGCCGCGAAGATTACCGGTACAAATCCACCACCGGGTCTCCCATTTTCCCAGAACACGTAACGAACGACACCTTGTTGTATCCATACGATCGCAACGAGTATTTCTATGATTACAATGACTATATCCATTTGCTAAACCGTCCTGTTGTCCTAACAGTCATGAAGAGGAGAAAGAAAGACTACTCTCTCCTCTTCATGGTTCATAGCTTCCCTGTCCAGTATCCTACTTGAACATTCCGATTTTCTCACCCATCTGGAAAAGTTGCTCGGAGTTCTCAGTTGCATAGGGACCAAATTTCTCGGCACCCATGTACCTGCCATCGAGAGCACTCTTTTCAATGTAGTTGGTCTTCCACTGTTCGGTGGCAGAGACCTTCTCGAAAACACTAGACCAATAAGCTACGGTTTCGGCTGACATACCGGAGCCTCCCATGATTCCACGGAACATCTGGAACTTGATGTTGGGGTATCCAAGCTCCTTGAAAGTTGGTGCTGATGCGAAAACTCCATCCAGCCTATCCTCAGAGAAGGAAGCAAGGGCACTCATATTCTTTGCCTCGATCTGGCCAATGCATTCGGAAGGGTTCATGATACCGAATTCAACATGCTCGCCAAGCATGGCACTCGCAATTTCACCAGCGCTGTCAAAATAGACACCATTGAGTTCAATACCAACCTGCTGGTTGATCATCTCAACACAGAGGCGGTCAAGATTATCAGCAACACCAACAGAAATGCCACCAGGATTCTTCTTTGCTGCTGCAATGACGTCATCGAATGTCTTATAGGGAGAATCGGAAACGGCGACAAAAAGCACATTGTCCATGGCAAGAGCTGCGATGGGGACCAGGTCTGAAGCATCGACCTCCTTGCTTGCCTTCAGCCCCAAGGCTTGTGCGCCATTAAGAGCTACCAAGGTATAATTTCCGTCACGATTCTTATCAGCTGCATAGGCAGCCCCAACCGTTCCACCACCACCGGGCTTGTTGACTACTACAACGTTTCCATCAACCAAATCGTTCTTATTGATGATATCGACGATAAGCCTGCAGAAAGTATCCGTACCACCACCTGCACTTGCCGGAGCCACAAACTCGACCGGACGGTCGGGATAAGCGCCTTTGGCCTCTTCAGATCCTTGGGCACTGACCACACCCATGGTAGTCAGAACCAACAGTACCAAAATCAAAGATTTTCTCATTCCATTCTCCTTTGTATATTCTGACAGCATCTTCCAGTATTGTATACAATTTTTGCTGTCATGAATTAAATGCAAATGCTGTGCCAAATATGTAGTTTACGTTGCATAAATTCCATAAATTCTGCACTAACATACAAATAAATCCACATCTGAGTCTTAACCGCTTTTATACATCGCACGAAGAATGTTCAAAAGATTGCAGTTTCGCACACCTTACATTGCATGTATTGCATACAGGGAAAGGACCTCAGGGACGCAGAGTTATCTTTATTGCCGTATCATCCTTGTCTGCGAGCTCGAATGCTTCCTTGATCTGTTCCAGCTTGAACTCATTGGTCACCAAAGACTTGATGTCCACCTGCCCGGTGATTACCGGCCTGAGCGTCTCAGGTGTCCAGATAAATCGTTCCTGCCATGTATGGTGCACGAGACAGGTATTTATGAACTGCAGTCCATCATCGTGCCATCTGCTGATGTTCAAAGTAATCGGCTCGGTGACCCAACTATAGAAAACAAACTTGCCATTATGCCTGATCATCTCACTCGCTGCATTGAAGGAATCTGCGCTCCCTGCTGCTTCGACCACGACATCGGCTCCAATACCACCAGTCAACTCCTTCACAATCGCAACGGGGTCTTCTTTGGTAATGTTAATCGTAATGTCTGTTCCCAGCTTCTTTGCAATTTTCAGTTTCCCTTCCAAGGTATCAACAACGATTACCTTATGTGCCCCCTTTGCCTTGGAGCACTGAGCGATGATCTGACCAGCGAAACCTCCCCCCATGATGACCAC containing:
- a CDS encoding ABC transporter ATP-binding protein, with product MAETMMKCTDISMSFGGVKAVDHFSMMLGKGEIRGIIGPNGAGKTTIFNVLSRIYLQDSGSIVFDGHSIDTLDQVAVARMGLARTFQNIRLFSGLSVLDNVKVSLDYAGKYSFFEAMFLLPRRSKQERMINEKAMMCLKVLNLEQYANLRPSNLPYGLQRRVEIARALVSEPKVLMLDEPAAGLNPEEVFELIDFIKQIKVLHPDLAILVIEHRMDLIMNLCEYLYVQNFGYTIAEGVPADIQTNEVVLSAYLGEEE
- a CDS encoding branched-chain amino acid ABC transporter permease, producing the protein MSNYQLGLLMNSCISVIAITGVFSITALAGMFSLGQAAYLAISSYVTFILARMFNLPIIVTAGIGIGLSALCSYIISVPTLKLRKDYFALITMGFGQMVTATIILLERYTNGSIGYSRIPKVNHLVWIVLGITALVVFCVRNLKYSRFGRMCIALKTDEIAAKSFGIDVYKLKLRMYVLASSIAGIAGILYGLKNRVILPDSFGWNLSAEMQIFLFFGGTNSITGAVFSGFLLKLLPELFRTVTVFGQTLQEYRTIIYCILILLIINFRPSGVFGEHELSLRAIKRFTLRNRKEQ
- a CDS encoding branched-chain amino acid ABC transporter permease: MVAQLLINGISLGAVYALIAVGFAVVFSVLKFSNFAHGGMISACAYIGFFFQRSFEPAPSILLTILFTGVCGMGIALFLDAIAYRSIRRNKSPNIYYFLSSLTISIIIEQILNIGYSKNPYAYPNIFASNFFMVGTLRVSTMDTLIMIVSLFVLVLMILLITKTKIGLAIRAVAINADTSRLMGINSSFIVVMVFLIAGFLAGVSGVMLGAKYSVYPDLGQTMMVKGFIASVIGGLGSLGGAIAAAIILGVLEIFWTYFFGAFSAPVMLFVLMLLFLFIRPQGIAGKFAKEKV
- a CDS encoding ABC transporter substrate-binding protein; translated protein: MKKLFVMMLMVCLTLSAFAGGSAETGAAEGTGPIKIGSIQDLSGGASTAGQPNAWGAEYAVKVINEEGGINGRMLEITTMDCKNDAAEGVMAYRKLVDEVGVAAIIGPPLSNPAAAWVELSEEDKIPIVGHFMDEICTTNPDTGEPYPYMFLAEPSSAIQSYCMAEYALTKLGAKTSATLYNPGNAFAKSQAAPFVEYWEEKGGSVLTEQTFSWSDKDYSAQAIRIANANPDVVFVCDYLPQNVTSYDALRDAGFTGPIIGANTLSLPFANMVKNNVYDVYFLQNYDMLNPEVGIFYDLVTKHMEETDTAAPAANVGFGWDAVQVLVHAMRAAENPTDGEEVASLLEKTDGVMLSSGSTITIDPATHRPSNMGMYIADYDENLDLRIVDFIKVN
- a CDS encoding dihydrodipicolinate synthase family protein encodes the protein MHDQVKALKVIAQGTVIPATPLALDEQRNFDERSQRLLMRYYLNCGVGGIATAVHSTQFSIRDPKINLFERVVTVVMEEIELFEQQNQRTIVRVCGVCGPIEQALREAELAKRLGYDAVLLSPGGLNHLSEKEMLERTRQVAAVMPVIGFYLQRAVGGRLFSYDYWQSLCEIEGVVAIKCASFNRYTTLDVARAVASSSRYGKITLYTGNDDNIVHDLMDAYTFDTPKGKRTVRFLGGLLGHWCVWTKRAVELHASITKAVERNEIPAYLLTLATAVTDMNAAVFDPAHDFKGCIPGIHEVLRRQGLMKNRYCLDTEEDLTEGQSEELDRVRQAYPHLIDDDWITEHLATWEAGLN
- a CDS encoding NAD-dependent epimerase/dehydratase family protein; the protein is MGVTINLQELLSRPSDRLIEDMKKIKGDIMVLGAGGKMGPTICLMTMRAIKEAKLDKKVYAVSRFTNQEKRDQLEHAGIVTLSCDLQQREELEKLPDVSNIIFLAGKKFGTDGNEWQTWGMNAMVPTLVCDRFPASRFVVFSSGNIYPLVKASSGGASESVKCQPIGEYPQSCLARERIFEYYSQTRGTKVLIFRLSYAIALEYGVLNDIARKVYNSQPLDLANGSFNCIWQSDANEYAIRSLLLADNPAVILNATGPELVGVKETAKKFGVLFEKEPIFTSEENTDAYLLNASKAHSVFGYPHVSLDTMIEYQAKWILEGGHDLNIPTHFEERKGSY
- a CDS encoding amidohydrolase → MLDTIRSCIEQQKDRILTFGNALLNHPELGFKETFSSSYIERSYREMGLEVESGYACTALKAHLPTRNHGLRVCLLSELDAVVSPLNPHACSTGEAHACGHSSQSTQVYAAILALKEISDQLDGDVFITAVPAEEFLDIQARLAMREQGKITYLSGKQELIHLGFFDEMDIIIMIHSEPNHPSYDVFIGGGSLGFVAKNIRFMGQEAHGARPFNGINALQAASLALAGINANRETFSEEEHLRIHPIITKGGDVVNTVPSDVRMETYVRGCSQVAIKKGCRIVDRCVYAASLMMGGSAEIETIPGYLPLRQDAKLSELFAQCAEQVAGIKTVVRGRDMIGSTDMGDLSQLKCCIQPTMGGFVGEAHSKEFDLVDAWNSYLLGGQLLALMVYELLRDGAKQGTRIHASFVPSMDKKAYLAYLNAQGEK
- a CDS encoding TetR/AcrR family transcriptional regulator; its protein translation is MTKQEMRTEATKKAILQAAEQEFSEKGLYGCRVDEIARRAKVNKALLYRHFNSKEELYKEVLVRVYTRLGDLEEQVINLKTDYELKLRDLVQIYFQFLYDNPSFVRMVMWENLNGAKSFKERGVAETKNPILHELGRIIDEARLRSDVPETIDSDQLILTLIACSFNYFSNMNTLNIIVGKDLMLAENREKRIQATTEMLLAYLKEREQKQTHA
- a CDS encoding tripartite tricarboxylate transporter permease, translated to MGNFDLLMQGFGTSFSVANVLLAIAGGFMGLLVGAMPGIGAVTGVALLLPLTFKMDPTSAIIMLAGIYYGNMYGGAYSAILLNIPGDSPAVMTALDGYPLSRQGKGGKALFAANISSFIGGSIGIVTLTLFGPLLAKVGLKFGPAEIAALILLALTSIGWLLGDDPLKGIVASALGILLSTVGMDSMAGGAGRYTFGSVNLLSGFSFIPLVIGMFGLPQVMELMSKKEEGDILTTEPRLTLKESILSKEELKRIIPTAIKSAILGNFVGFLPGAGGTTASFLSYVMEKKTGKNEKEMGNGALEGVAASEAANNAAAVGAFAPLLTLGIPGSGTTAVLLGGLMMWGLQPGPLLFIQQTDFVWGLISSMYIGNLACIFVGLVMIPFLMSILRIPRGIIAPIIVFICIVGAYSVNNNMFDVWFMVGAGVIAFIMQKHQYPVAPILLAFVLAPRFEQAIRRAFSISNGSAKIFIEKPISAALLLITAVFILAPVVMRLVKKVKAK
- a CDS encoding tripartite tricarboxylate transporter TctB family protein, which gives rise to MDIVIVIIEILVAIVWIQQGVVRYVFWENGRPGGGFVPVIFAAIVLAAALAILIKVVFGKNQKETYVFQPSAFMPVVAAVLGGFMLQVVGIGLSVFLFASIWMRFLSKYSWVKTLITSAIFTFFIYGIFRMWLRVPFPQGFIFQLF